In Deferribacteraceae bacterium V6Fe1, one genomic interval encodes:
- a CDS encoding amidohydrolase family protein, with product MKKLAIKAKYIYYNNKIHTDKFLLINNNLIEGISNQLTDGEYEVLDKGNSGIFPAFINTHTHLPMSYFRGLADDLPLKSWLEEHIWPAESKMLNEEFVYDATTLAAAEMIRSGTICANDMYFFSKYIGKALKDVGLRGVVGGGVLDFPTKFAKNSDEYLRRIEELIEEFENDELINISICPHAAYTVNPDNYKKCIDFANKYNIQIHTHLAETEWEVNEISNRYGKTPVRLFDEIGLFDTNTIFAHVIWVDDEEIEILGRKKANIAACVKSNLKLASGFIKAQKLQEAGANITIATDGNASNNSLNMFEEMSTFAKTQKGLNLNPTIMNAENVFNMSTKNAAKALNLSKCGELKKGNFADFMIVSFDDINMLPVYNPISHLVYTAEPSNVTDVFVNGQCLLKDRKFTTIDIEQVKEKAKYWSKKIRS from the coding sequence ATGAAAAAATTAGCTATTAAAGCCAAATATATTTATTATAACAATAAAATTCACACGGACAAATTCCTTTTAATTAATAATAATCTTATTGAAGGTATTAGTAATCAACTAACTGATGGTGAATATGAAGTATTGGATAAAGGGAATTCAGGGATATTTCCTGCTTTTATAAATACCCATACTCACCTTCCGATGTCATATTTCAGAGGTCTTGCTGATGACTTACCTTTAAAGTCATGGCTTGAAGAGCATATTTGGCCAGCAGAGAGCAAAATGCTAAATGAAGAGTTTGTTTATGACGCGACTACATTAGCAGCAGCTGAAATGATAAGATCTGGAACAATATGTGCTAATGATATGTATTTCTTTTCCAAATACATAGGAAAAGCCTTAAAAGATGTTGGATTAAGGGGTGTTGTTGGTGGTGGTGTGCTAGATTTCCCAACAAAATTTGCAAAAAATTCTGATGAATATCTTAGAAGAATCGAAGAATTAATCGAAGAATTTGAAAATGATGAATTAATAAATATTTCCATTTGCCCACACGCAGCCTACACAGTAAACCCTGATAATTATAAAAAATGTATAGATTTTGCAAATAAATACAACATACAAATACATACACATCTAGCTGAAACAGAGTGGGAAGTAAATGAAATAAGTAATAGATACGGAAAAACACCTGTAAGATTATTTGATGAAATCGGGTTGTTTGATACAAATACAATTTTTGCACATGTCATTTGGGTTGATGATGAAGAAATAGAGATTTTAGGAAGAAAAAAAGCAAATATTGCTGCTTGTGTAAAAAGTAATCTAAAACTTGCAAGCGGATTTATAAAAGCTCAAAAGCTACAAGAAGCTGGAGCAAATATTACCATTGCAACTGACGGTAATGCAAGCAACAATAGTCTTAACATGTTTGAAGAAATGTCTACCTTCGCAAAAACACAAAAAGGTCTAAACTTAAACCCCACCATAATGAATGCAGAAAATGTTTTTAATATGTCCACAAAAAATGCGGCAAAAGCACTAAATTTAAGTAAATGTGGGGAGTTAAAAAAAGGTAATTTTGCAGATTTTATGATTGTTTCTTTTGACGATATAAATATGTTGCCTGTTTACAATCCAATATCACACTTAGTTTATACTGCTGAGCCTTCTAATGTAACTGATGTTTTTGTGAATGGACAATGTCTATTAAAAGATAGAAAGTTTACTACGATTGATATTGAACAAGTTAAAGAAAAAGCAAAATATTGGAGTAAAAAGATAAGGAGCTGA
- a CDS encoding adenylosuccinate lyase, with amino-acid sequence MKNYSVYQNPLTERYTSKEMLELFSAQKKFSTWRKLWIALAESEKELGLNITQEQIDEMKENINNIDFEYAAEMEKKFRHDVMAHVHTFGKVCPKAMPIIHLGATSAYVGDNTDLIVMKEGLEIVVKKLVNVINNIKQFALKYKDLPTLGFTHYQPAQLTTVGKRACLWLQDFVLDFEELEFVKENLKFRGVKGTTGTQASFLNLFEGNHEKVKKLDELVSKKMGFEKVLKIAGQTYTRKQDTKVLKALAGIAESAHKMATDLRLLQNLKEIEEPFEKSQIGSSAMAYKRNPMRSERICSLSRHVITLTINPYFTHATQWFERSLDDSANRRITIPEAFMTIDAILELLYNVTNGLVVYENMILKHIMEELPFMATENIIMASVKKGASRQDMHEIIRKHSMEAGKVVKVEGKPNDLIQRLINDKEIPLSKEEIENMLNPKDFIGRASEQVEDFIEAEVNPIIGKYKNCLGLNVEIKV; translated from the coding sequence ATGAAAAACTATTCGGTTTACCAAAACCCATTAACTGAAAGATACACAAGCAAGGAGATGCTTGAGCTTTTTTCAGCACAAAAGAAATTCTCAACATGGAGAAAGCTTTGGATTGCTTTGGCTGAGTCTGAAAAAGAGCTTGGACTTAACATAACTCAAGAGCAAATTGATGAGATGAAAGAAAATATCAATAATATTGATTTTGAGTATGCAGCGGAAATGGAAAAAAAGTTTAGACATGATGTTATGGCTCATGTTCATACTTTTGGAAAAGTCTGTCCCAAAGCTATGCCAATAATTCATCTTGGTGCAACAAGTGCATACGTTGGTGATAATACAGATCTAATTGTAATGAAAGAAGGGCTTGAAATAGTAGTTAAAAAGTTAGTTAATGTCATCAATAATATTAAGCAATTTGCCTTGAAATATAAAGACTTGCCTACATTAGGATTTACTCACTATCAACCTGCTCAATTAACTACGGTAGGCAAAAGAGCTTGTTTGTGGCTTCAAGATTTTGTATTGGACTTTGAAGAGCTTGAGTTTGTAAAAGAAAACTTAAAATTTAGAGGGGTTAAAGGGACTACCGGGACACAGGCATCATTTTTAAATCTATTTGAAGGAAATCATGAAAAGGTAAAAAAGCTTGACGAGCTGGTATCTAAAAAGATGGGATTTGAAAAGGTATTAAAGATTGCCGGTCAAACATATACAAGAAAACAAGATACTAAGGTATTAAAAGCACTTGCAGGGATAGCTGAATCAGCTCATAAAATGGCAACTGATTTGAGATTACTGCAAAACCTCAAAGAGATTGAAGAGCCTTTTGAAAAAAGTCAGATTGGTTCAAGTGCGATGGCTTACAAAAGAAACCCTATGAGGAGTGAAAGAATTTGCTCACTCTCAAGGCATGTAATTACTCTGACTATCAACCCATATTTTACGCATGCTACTCAATGGTTTGAGCGCTCTCTTGATGACTCAGCCAATAGAAGAATCACTATTCCTGAAGCTTTTATGACAATTGATGCTATTCTTGAGCTTCTTTACAATGTTACAAACGGACTGGTTGTTTATGAAAATATGATTTTAAAGCATATTATGGAAGAGTTACCATTTATGGCAACAGAAAATATTATTATGGCTTCAGTTAAAAAAGGTGCCAGCAGACAGGATATGCATGAAATAATCAGAAAACATTCCATGGAAGCAGGTAAAGTCGTCAAAGTTGAAGGAAAGCCTAATGATTTGATACAAAGGCTGATTAATGATAAAGAAATCCCTCTTAGTAAAGAGGAGATTGAAAATATGCTTAATCCTAAGGATTTTATAGGTAGAGCTTCTGAGCAAGTTGAAGATTTTATTGAAGCTGAAGTAAATCCTATTATCGGTAAATATAAAAATTGCCTTGGACTTAATGTTGAAATAAAGGTTTAA
- a CDS encoding NAD(P)H-quinone oxidoreductase, translated as MKAVLLKGFGGLDVLTVGEAEKPTPNDDQVLIKVAATSINRPDLVQREGKYPPPPGDSEILGLEVAGVIEEVGKNVTGWKKGDRVVSLVGGGGYAEYAVAYGNHLIPIPENMTFEEAACICESYITAFLNIFILGEFKDGQTAILHGGGGGVNTAGIQLCKALTPNSKLIVTAHPSKIENVKKLGVDLVIDYTSTDDFSTIVKEFTNKKGVDLILDHVGAKYLAPNMNSLAYKGKLVIIGVISGIKAELNLALMMVKRQHIIGSVLRSRPVSEKGEIVSEFIRVALPKFADGSIKPIISKVFTIDEVVEAHRMMEEDKHFGKIVLKIQDI; from the coding sequence ATGAAAGCAGTACTTTTAAAAGGTTTTGGGGGACTTGATGTTTTAACTGTAGGTGAGGCAGAAAAGCCCACACCTAATGATGACCAGGTATTAATTAAAGTAGCAGCAACATCTATCAACAGACCTGATTTAGTTCAAAGAGAAGGTAAATATCCACCCCCTCCTGGGGACTCAGAAATACTTGGCCTTGAGGTAGCAGGAGTTATTGAAGAAGTTGGCAAAAACGTTACAGGATGGAAGAAAGGTGACAGAGTGGTAAGTCTTGTTGGCGGTGGCGGATATGCAGAATATGCTGTAGCCTACGGAAATCATCTTATTCCAATCCCTGAAAATATGACATTTGAAGAGGCTGCTTGTATATGTGAATCATATATAACCGCTTTTTTAAATATTTTTATATTAGGCGAGTTTAAAGATGGACAAACTGCTATTTTACACGGCGGTGGCGGCGGAGTTAATACTGCGGGGATTCAGCTTTGCAAAGCCCTTACCCCTAACTCAAAATTAATCGTTACCGCACACCCTTCAAAAATTGAAAATGTAAAAAAGCTTGGTGTAGACCTTGTAATTGATTACACATCAACAGATGATTTTTCCACTATTGTTAAGGAATTTACCAATAAAAAAGGTGTTGATCTTATTTTAGACCATGTAGGAGCAAAGTATTTGGCACCAAACATGAATTCTTTAGCTTACAAGGGGAAGCTTGTTATAATAGGGGTAATTAGCGGTATTAAAGCTGAGCTTAATCTTGCACTTATGATGGTAAAAAGACAGCATATTATAGGTTCCGTTTTGAGGTCAAGACCAGTAAGTGAAAAAGGTGAAATAGTATCAGAGTTTATAAGGGTAGCTTTGCCAAAATTTGCTGATGGCAGCATAAAACCTATAATTTCAAAAGTATTTACAATAGATGAAGTTGTTGAGGCTCACAGAATGATGGAAGAAGATAAACATTTTGGTAAGATAGTTTTAAAAATTCAGGATATCTAA
- a CDS encoding sulfatase-like hydrolase/transferase codes for MKERLYVLFKTQLVNFFLILCLHLLFYLFSIKSNALYSKIFIVLSALSNTFMFIFVLIVINLPFILLTRRFQKSVIFISNTIILIFLLVDLGIYRIYGFHFNAMVIGMITTPGFWDSVQLGMSTTITSIFLVLLIIIFEIIIVKYGPKINLKPKSILLFYLSLILLTAIEKVGYAVCDIYNIQNVTRYTKVYPLYQPLTVRGFAKKVLKIDINKEKGLEITKTNLDYPKSKITIKNKVDSPKNILVVVIDSLRFDMINDEVTPNIYKISKISQNFQNHYSGGNSTRFGIFSLFYGLYGYYWHDFLNNRQGPVIFNVLKDLGYNFKILSATLLTFPEFRKTVFIDIPESVEDTFDTNDKPLREKILVDRFKKFRDNYTSDKPYFSFIFFDAPHAREYPKEFEKFHTNGKEANYLIIGKKNITAVKNAYLNSVYYDDYLVGDIFNYLKEKGDLENTIVVITGDHGEEFYEEGHFGHNNSFGKYQTKVPFIVYFPKKEPKNINTMTSHYDFVPTVLDLVGVSNPHKDYSFGANMFDMPLREYVISCNWSNCGIIDNESVLYFSYETHKSLNMTLYDQNYNEVTDRDFINKKKQRLYSLIKEFSYFYKH; via the coding sequence GTGAAAGAAAGGTTATATGTGCTTTTTAAGACTCAATTAGTTAATTTTTTTCTTATCTTATGTTTACATCTGCTATTTTATTTATTCTCAATAAAAAGTAATGCATTGTATTCAAAAATATTTATTGTATTGTCGGCACTTTCAAATACATTTATGTTTATTTTTGTATTAATTGTTATAAACTTACCTTTTATATTGTTGACAAGAAGGTTTCAAAAATCAGTTATTTTTATATCAAATACAATAATATTAATATTTTTACTTGTAGATTTGGGTATTTATAGAATTTACGGGTTTCACTTCAATGCAATGGTTATTGGAATGATTACAACGCCGGGATTTTGGGATTCCGTACAATTGGGTATGTCTACGACTATAACGTCTATCTTTTTAGTTTTATTAATAATTATTTTTGAAATTATAATAGTAAAGTACGGTCCAAAAATAAACTTGAAACCCAAATCTATCTTATTATTCTATTTAAGTTTAATTCTTTTGACTGCTATTGAAAAGGTTGGCTATGCTGTTTGTGATATATATAATATTCAAAATGTAACAAGGTATACAAAAGTTTATCCATTATACCAGCCCTTGACGGTCAGAGGGTTTGCCAAAAAAGTATTGAAGATTGATATCAATAAGGAAAAAGGGCTTGAAATTACAAAAACCAATCTTGATTACCCAAAGAGTAAAATTACTATTAAAAATAAGGTGGATAGTCCTAAAAATATTTTAGTTGTAGTAATTGACAGTTTGAGATTTGATATGATTAATGATGAAGTTACGCCAAATATCTATAAAATAAGTAAAATATCACAAAATTTTCAAAATCACTATTCAGGGGGTAATTCAACTCGATTTGGCATATTTTCTCTTTTTTACGGGTTATACGGTTATTATTGGCATGATTTTCTTAATAATAGACAGGGACCGGTAATTTTTAATGTATTAAAAGATTTGGGCTATAATTTTAAAATATTATCCGCGACACTTTTAACTTTTCCTGAGTTTAGAAAGACTGTTTTTATTGATATACCTGAATCTGTTGAAGATACTTTTGATACTAATGACAAGCCATTGAGAGAAAAAATATTAGTGGATAGATTTAAAAAATTTAGAGATAATTATACATCTGACAAACCGTATTTTTCTTTTATTTTTTTTGATGCACCTCATGCAAGGGAGTATCCTAAAGAGTTTGAAAAATTTCATACAAATGGAAAGGAAGCAAATTATCTTATAATAGGTAAAAAAAATATCACAGCAGTAAAAAATGCTTATTTAAATTCAGTGTACTATGACGATTACCTTGTAGGAGATATTTTTAATTATTTAAAAGAGAAGGGGGACTTAGAAAATACAATTGTAGTGATTACTGGGGATCATGGTGAAGAATTTTATGAAGAAGGGCATTTTGGGCATAACAACAGTTTTGGTAAATACCAAACTAAGGTGCCATTTATAGTTTACTTCCCCAAAAAAGAGCCTAAAAACATTAATACAATGACTTCACATTATGATTTTGTACCGACAGTATTAGATTTGGTAGGGGTAAGCAATCCTCACAAAGATTACTCCTTTGGTGCAAATATGTTTGATATGCCTCTAAGGGAATATGTAATTAGTTGCAACTGGAGTAATTGCGGAATAATTGACAACGAGTCTGTATTATATTTTTCTTATGAAACGCATAAATCACTAAATATGACTCTTTATGACCAAAACTATAATGAAGTGACTGATAGGGATTTTATTAATAAAAAGAAGCAAAGACTGTATTCATTAATAAAAGAGTTTAGCTATTTTTATAAACATTAA
- a CDS encoding isoprenylcysteine carboxylmethyltransferase family protein — protein MKLYYLYSIFLIIYCLLHSLLADYKLMGKIYRLWWYRFFYVVLSTVLLIPLFAIYISLPKEAFFYPPFPYSLFLYLIGAVGLIVGYVASKSYDNDSFLGLKQIKMYYKNKEKYYFESADLITDKGILSIVRHPYYLAGILLLWGRPLYFKDLITNVILTIYFILGAINEERKLINIFGDTYKKYKKNVPMLFPKVKLKK, from the coding sequence ATGAAATTGTATTATTTATACTCAATTTTCCTCATTATTTACTGTCTGTTACACAGTTTGTTGGCTGACTACAAACTAATGGGGAAAATATACAGATTGTGGTGGTACAGGTTTTTCTATGTTGTTTTGTCCACCGTTTTACTAATTCCTTTATTTGCCATTTACATAAGTTTGCCAAAAGAGGCTTTTTTTTATCCGCCTTTTCCGTATAGCCTCTTTTTATACTTAATTGGTGCTGTTGGTCTTATAGTGGGGTATGTAGCTTCTAAATCTTATGATAATGACTCTTTTTTGGGATTAAAGCAGATTAAGATGTATTACAAAAATAAAGAGAAATATTATTTTGAATCTGCTGACCTAATAACTGATAAAGGGATTTTAAGTATTGTAAGGCATCCTTATTATCTTGCTGGTATTTTACTTTTATGGGGAAGGCCACTTTATTTTAAGGATTTGATAACAAACGTTATTCTTACCATATATTTTATTTTAGGGGCAATAAATGAGGAAAGAAAATTGATAAATATTTTTGGTGATACTTATAAAAAGTATAAAAAAAACGTGCCTATGCTTTTTCCAAAGGTGAAGTTAAAAAAATGA
- a CDS encoding 1,4-dihydroxy-6-naphthoate synthase encodes MILRLGISTCPNDTFIFGPIINRFIEHRYDIKVVLDDVEVLNNLAIKNKLDIIKVSYGVVDKVKENYMVLTAGGALGFGCGPILVSKKIRYQDNLKKAKIGIPGFNTSAFKIYRHFFSDFENDFIEMRFDKIMPAVVNGEIDAGLVIHEGRFVYKDYGLTKIVDLGDLWESKYNLPIPLGCILINKNMVNIAGDFCNLIRNSINFSSENYMKIYPFIKKYAQELNNEIIKKHIELFVNDFSLDVGKYIDELAKFVDADKSIFVG; translated from the coding sequence ATGATACTAAGACTTGGCATCTCCACTTGCCCGAATGATACTTTCATATTCGGGCCAATTATTAATAGATTTATCGAACACCGCTACGACATAAAAGTAGTGCTTGATGATGTTGAAGTTTTGAATAACTTGGCAATTAAAAACAAACTTGACATTATAAAGGTATCTTACGGTGTAGTTGACAAAGTCAAAGAAAATTATATGGTGCTAACAGCAGGTGGTGCCTTGGGTTTTGGATGCGGCCCGATTTTGGTGTCAAAAAAAATCAGATATCAGGATAATCTAAAGAAAGCAAAAATAGGTATTCCCGGGTTTAATACTTCAGCTTTTAAGATTTACAGACATTTTTTTTCGGATTTTGAAAATGATTTTATTGAGATGCGATTTGATAAAATTATGCCTGCTGTTGTAAATGGTGAGATAGATGCAGGGCTTGTTATTCACGAAGGCAGATTTGTATATAAAGATTACGGTTTGACAAAGATTGTTGATTTGGGAGATTTGTGGGAGAGTAAATATAATTTACCAATCCCATTAGGGTGTATATTGATTAATAAAAATATGGTAAATATTGCCGGTGATTTTTGCAATCTAATCAGAAACTCAATTAATTTTTCTTCAGAAAATTATATGAAAATATATCCCTTTATAAAAAAATATGCCCAAGAGCTGAATAACGAAATCATAAAAAAGCATATTGAGCTTTTTGTTAATGATTTTTCCCTTGATGTTGGGAAGTATATTGACGAATTGGCTAAATTTGTTGATGCGGATAAGTCGATTTTTGTAGGATGA